In one Cyprinus carpio isolate SPL01 chromosome B2, ASM1834038v1, whole genome shotgun sequence genomic region, the following are encoded:
- the LOC122136249 gene encoding calsequestrin-1-like: protein MKWNLVFLGLLLTFGQLSWGQKGMDFPEYDGKDRVHDLNAKNYKSVMKKYDVMVVYYHEHVGSSKVAQKQFQIEELALELAAQVLEDLDDEDIGIGLLDEKTDKAVAKKLGLVEADSIYIFIEDEVIEYDGELAADTLVEFLYDVIEDPVEIIDNALELKGFHNIEEDIKLVGFFKSQKSEHYHEYEDAAEEFHPHIKFFATFSPKVAKSLDLKLNEVDFYEPFMDEPVVIPGKPYSEKELVEFIEDNDRPTLRKMQPHNMYEIWEDALDGEHIIAFAEEGDPDGFEFLEIVKEVAKDNTDNPNLSIVWIDPDDFPLLVPYWEKTFDIDLSSPQIGVVEVDDAESIWFDMDDDDDMPTVDELEDWLEDVLENKIDPDEDDDDDDDDDDDDDDDDDDDDDDDDDDDDDDDDDDDDDDDDDDDDDDDDDDDDDDDDDDDDDDDDDDDDDDDDDDDDDDDDDDDDDDDDDDDDD from the exons ATGAAGTGGAACCTAGTGTTCCTTGGGCTCCTTCTGACCTTCGGGCAGCTGTCATGGGGGCAGAAAGGTATGGACTTCCCTGAGTACGATGGAAAGGACCGCGTTCACGACCTAAATGCAAAGAATTACAAGTCTGTGATGAAGAAATATGACGTGATGGTGGTGTACTACCATGAGCACGTAGGATCCAGCAAAGTCGCCCAGAAACAGTTTCAGATTGAGGAGCTGGCCCTTGAG CTTGCTGCACAAGTCCTGGAGGATCTTGACGACGAGGACATCGGAATCGGCCTACTCGATGAGAAGACAGACAAAGCTGTTGCCAAGAAATTAG GTCTGGTTGAGGCTGACAGTATCTACATCTTCATTGAGGACGAGGTCATTGAGTACGATGGAGAGCTTGCTGCGGACACACTGGTGGAGTTCCTCTATGAT GTCATTGAGGATCCAGTTGAGATCATTGACAATGCGCTAGAGTTGAAAGGTTTCCATAATATTGAGGAGGATATCAAGCTGGTGGGCTTCTTCAAGAGTCAGAAATCTGAGC ACTACCATGAATATGAAGACGCAGCAGAAGAGTTTCATCCACACATCAAGTTCTTTGCCACCTTTAGTCCAAAG GTTGCTAAGTCTCTAGACTTGAAGTTGAATGAGGTGGACTTCTATGAGCCCTTCATGGATGAACCCGTAGTCATCCCTGGTAAACCCTACAGTGAGAAAGAACTTGTTGAATTCATTGAGGACAATGACAG GCCAACACTGAGGAAAATGCAGCCACACAACATGTATGAGATCTGG GAGGATGCTCTTGATGGGGAGCATATAATTGCTTTTGCTGAGGAGGGAGACCCAG ATGGCTTTGAATTCCTTGAAATCGTGAAGGAGGTGGCAAAGGATAACACAGACAATCCCAACCTGAGCATCGTCTGGATCGACCCCGATGACTTCCCTCTG CTTGTCCCCTATTGGGAGAAGACCTTCGACATTGACCTGTCCTCACCTCAGATTGGTGTAGTGGAGGTTGATGAT GCTGAGAGTATCTGGTTTGatatggatgatgatgatgacatgcCAACAGTTGATGAGTTGGAGGATTGGCTGGAGGATGTGCTAGAGAACAAAATCGATCCTGATGAggatgacgacgatgatgatgatgacgacgatgatgacgatgatgatgacgacgatgatgatgacgatgatgatgatgacgatgatgatgacgacgacgatgatgatgacgacgacgatgatgatgacgacgacgacgatgacgacgacgatgatgatgatgatgatgacgacgatgatgacgatgatgacgacgacgacgacgacgatgacgacgacgacgacgacgATGACGATGACGATGACGATGACGACGACGATGACGACGACGACGACGATGATTAA